A region from the Muribaculum gordoncarteri genome encodes:
- a CDS encoding Crp/Fnr family transcriptional regulator produces the protein MEKFNDFERDIDFAFWKNICESHGELRHFRRGECFVHSGEELKFCGWIKTGGFKHTLTDSEGNHKVVGLVFRNAVLANYSATMFNRPITTDIIALEDSDVMVVPTKQIRIYIENNPELHLRLVQSLFLQAHQTILNSYYYSLIKRYRQLIERFPNIHKLVSMGEIASYLNISRRQLHRFREIFTEHTD, from the coding sequence ATGGAGAAGTTTAACGACTTTGAGCGAGATATAGACTTCGCTTTTTGGAAAAATATATGCGAAAGTCATGGTGAGCTTCGGCATTTCCGTCGAGGTGAATGTTTCGTGCATTCCGGCGAAGAGTTGAAATTCTGCGGCTGGATAAAGACCGGCGGCTTCAAGCATACGTTGACTGACAGCGAAGGTAATCATAAAGTCGTTGGTTTAGTATTCAGAAATGCAGTGTTGGCAAACTACTCGGCAACAATGTTCAACCGGCCAATAACCACTGATATCATAGCACTGGAAGATTCCGATGTGATGGTAGTCCCGACAAAACAGATTCGCATATACATTGAGAATAATCCGGAACTTCATCTGCGGCTTGTCCAGTCCTTGTTCCTACAAGCGCACCAAACTATACTTAACAGCTACTATTATTCACTCATCAAACGTTACCGACAACTGATAGAGCGATTTCCTAATATCCATAAACTTGTATCTATGGGTGAAATCGCCTCATACCTCAATATCTCGCGCCGCCAGCTCCACCGCTTTCGTGAGATTTTCACGGAGCATACAGATTGA
- a CDS encoding radical SAM protein: MGISLSKIIGVARHRLSTDGDGVTTLVAFHGCPLRCRYCLNPQSLGDGSRLREYSPQSLYDEVRIDELYFLATNGGITFGGGEPCLRPDFISEFRGLCGPAWQINLETSLNVPSANIEALLPVVNTLIIDIKDMNPDIYRNYTGQSNDLVLDNLRLIAESGRQSDCIIRIPLIPNYNTDTDREASRKALEALGFNRFDLFTYQIRKH; encoded by the coding sequence ATGGGAATTAGCCTCTCAAAGATCATAGGCGTGGCGCGTCACCGTCTTTCCACCGACGGCGACGGCGTGACAACGCTTGTGGCTTTTCATGGCTGTCCTCTCCGTTGCAGATATTGTCTTAATCCGCAGTCGCTGGGCGACGGAAGCCGATTAAGAGAGTATTCGCCGCAGTCGCTTTATGATGAAGTGAGGATTGATGAATTGTATTTTCTCGCCACAAATGGCGGCATTACTTTCGGCGGCGGCGAGCCTTGTCTGCGCCCCGATTTCATCAGTGAGTTTCGTGGGCTTTGCGGTCCGGCCTGGCAAATCAATCTTGAAACATCGCTTAATGTTCCATCGGCCAACATCGAGGCGTTGCTCCCGGTTGTCAATACTCTGATTATCGACATCAAGGATATGAATCCCGACATTTACCGTAACTATACGGGGCAGAGCAATGACCTTGTTCTTGACAATCTACGCCTGATTGCGGAGTCCGGACGCCAAAGCGACTGCATAATCCGCATACCGCTGATACCCAACTATAACACCGATACCGACCGCGAGGCAAGCCGCAAGGCTCTTGAAGCACTCGGCTTCAACCGATTCGATCTATTCACCTATCAAATCCGCAAACACTGA